One Panicum virgatum strain AP13 chromosome 3N, P.virgatum_v5, whole genome shotgun sequence DNA segment encodes these proteins:
- the LOC120666816 gene encoding gamma-tubulin complex component 5-like isoform X1, whose translation MVLPQRTTELADGNDAQSFLQKLQLSVSKGLPHAVPVPALRTEEHELVKAVFQVIQGFETSLLYWDSNVPGYREKAGIYVMHLSLTGLRSVLSPLLYASTCLKEVELFVGKVRMRPHGIPTLDAFASSIDSWLTRLRDAALKEEEQLFISVNRTVTLLGLTDSMSSLCSGAEHLSQVMHGVVPDGFWNSGALMASSEVSVHILNHLFKKLNEVCLVEDGEGEPHHMLLVIFAGSLLPYLQCLDSWLYDGILDDPYEEMFFFANSEVTIDQPAFWEMSYMLRIRDSRADGSTNSTDNESIRKKESSSQESTTAGACMKVNDQGCVDILCPIFLKDIARAIVSAGKSFQLVQHVQDLRRIQTHKEKYASNLYQSTNCSSQQKFWPDDSSLRIQDGHPRSEDTLEESTSQFGNGSREMGLLTLSEIFLICLSGLLENGDHVYEYLRRLHADGVPNNKAFVESESNAQETKDICAESSTEKTWVRLLKNATSGRKYDGIEKTISRNTVMDKPIFVPGDPQDASSNAVEAGHFTLSCYENPAITACREVLLWNPNSWSELNISESFHLPPLNDGNMRRAIFADAHSAGTSTIGDTQPTSSFPRLDGTDYKFGFQFSDLDYVRQEDDRRTLEVLYAFPTLLPCANENVPLSEILPMQKDSTLASRVLKFIQNMSLKDPLQPVCIIQECLSQCVKRQVDHIGKQILSKLMGEWRLMDELFVLRAIYLLGSGDMLQQFLITIFDKLDRGSSWDDDFELNNLLQESIRNSADKMLLTAPDSLVVSLATNISDEGASTSKKGRAPGFGIDALDMLNFTYKVSWPLDLIVNTDALKKYNQVMGFLLKVKRAKFVLDETRKWMWKARGRTAHNFKQHLIVAQKLLHFVDAFHQYVMDRVYHSAWTELCDGMASATTLDEVMEVHEAYLSSIQRQCFVASDKLWALIASRVKTILGLALDFHNVEQTLSTGGTAPAVRTRCEMEMDRIEKQFDECVVFLLRILSFKLNVGHFPHLADLVTRINYNHYFMSDNGSFSAIPGSRQR comes from the exons ATGGTTCTTCCCCAACGAACCACAGAATTGGCGGATGGTAATGATGCCCAAAGCTTCTTACAGAAGCTTCAGCTTAGCGTCTCCAAGGGCCTTCCTCATGCTGTGCCGGTGCCAGCACTGAGAACAGAAGAGCATGAGCTG GTTAAGGCTGTTTTCCAGGTGATCCAAGGTTTTGAGACATCCTTGCTCTATTGGGACAGTAATGTGCCTGGGTACCGTGAGAAAGCAGGGATATATGTGATGCACCTGTCGCTGACGGGCCTCAGGTCCGTGCTGAGTCCACTTCTGTATGCGTCGACATGCTTGAAGGAAGTGGAGCTCTTTGTTGGGAAGGTTAGGATGCGCCCTCACGGGATCCCGACTTTGGATGCGTTTGCTAGCTCAATTGATTCTTGGCTTACG AGGCTCCGTGACGCAGCTTTGAAGGAGGAAGAGCAGCTATTTATTTCGGTCAACAGAACTGTAACGCTATTGGGATTAACTGATTCTATGTCAAG TTTATGTTCTGGAGCAGAACATTTGTCTCAAGTCATGCATGGAGTTGTGCCAGATGGCTTTTGGAATTCTGGTGCACTCATGGCATCTAGTGAAGTTTCAGTTCATATTCTCAACCATCTCTTCAAGAAGTTAAATGAAGTCTGCCTTGTGGAAGATGGCGAG GGCGAGCCACATCATATGCTGCTCGTGATATTCGCTGGAAGCTTGCTACCTTATCTTCAGTGTCTTGACTCCTGGCTTTATGATGGTATACTTGATGACCCTTATGAAGAG ATGTTCTTTTTTGCAAATAGTGAAGTTACCATAGATCAACCAGCATTCTGGGAAATGAGTTATATGCTCAGAATAAGAGATTCAAGAGCTGACGGTTCAACAAATTCAACTGATAATGAATCTATCAGGAAAAAAGAATCAAGCAGCCAGGAATCAACTACTGCAGGAGCTTGCATGAAAGTGAACGATCAAGGTTGTGTGGATATATTATGCCCCATATTCTTGAAAGATATTGCAAGGGCTATTGTATCTGCCGGAAAATCCTTTCAACTTGTTCAACATGTTCAAGATCTGCGTCGAATTCAAACCCATAAAGAAAAATATGCTTCCAATCTTTATCAGAGTACTAATTGCAGTAGTCAACAAAAATTCTGGCCAGATGACTCAAGTTTAAGAATCCAAGATGGTCATCCAAGAAGTGAAGATACTCTTGAAGAATCCACAAGTCAGTTCGGAAATGGTTCTCGTGAAATGGGACTCTTAACCTTGTCTGAGATTTTCTTGATATGCCTATCTGGTCTCTTAGAAAATGGTGACCATGTTTATGAATACTTAAGAAGACTGCATGCTGATGGTGTTCCAAATAACAAAGCTTTTGTGGAAAGTGAGAGCAACGCCCAAGAAACAAAGGATATATGTGCAGAGAGCAGCACTGAGAAGACTTGGGTAAGGCTCCTTAAAAATGCTACGTCAGGAAGGAAATATGATGGTATTGAGAAGACCATATCCAGAAATACTGTTATGGATAAGCCAATATTTGTCCCTGGTGACCCACAAGATGCATCCTCCAATGCAGTAGAAGCAGGGCACTTCACTTTATCTTGTTATGAAAATCCAGCCATCACTGCTTGCAGAGAAGTGCTACTGTGGAATCCAAATTCTTGGAGTGAACTGAATATCTCTGAAAGTTTCCATCTCCCTCCACTGAATGATGGGAATATGCGAAGAGCTATCTTTGCTGATGCACATTCTGCAGGAACTAGCACCATTGGTGATACACAGCCTACATCCTCTTTCCCCAGACTAGATGGCACTGATTATAAGTTCGGTTTCCAATTCAGTGATTTGGACTATGTCCGACAAGAAGATGACAGAAGGACCTTGGAGGTGCTTTATGCATTTCCTACTCTTCTTCCTTGTGCGAAT GAAAATGTCCCGCTGTCGGAGATCTTACCAATGCAGAAAGATAGTACTCTAGCGTCAAGAGTTCTGAAGTTTATTCAGAATATGAGTTTGAAAGATCCTCTTCAGCCAGTGTGTATAATCCAAGAATGCCTTTCCCAATGCGTAAAGAGACAG GTGGATCACATTGGCAAGCAAATCCTGTCCAAGCTAATGGGTGAATGGAGATTAATGGATGAACTGTTTGTGTTACGTGCTATTTATTTGCTAGGATCAG GTGACATGCTGCAGCAGTTTCTGATAACAATTTTCGATAAGCTAGATAGAGGGAGTTCCTGGGATGATGATTTTGAGTTGAATAATTTGTTGCAG GAGTCCATAAGAAACTCAGCGGACAAAATGCTCCTGACAGCACCGGATTCTTTGGTTGTTTCATTGGCAACAAACATCAGTGACGAAGGTGCATCAACTTCCAAAAAAGGCCGTGCACCTGGTTTTGGCATCGATGCTCTTGACATGCTTAATTTTACATATAAG GTGTCTTGGCCTCTGGATTTAATTGTTAATACAGACGCACTGAAGAAGTATAATCAG GTTATGGGATTCTTACTGAAGGTCAAGCGGGCAAAGTTTGTTTTGGATGAAACACGAAAGTGGATGTGGAAG GCCAGAGGCAGGACGGCACATAATTTCAAGCAGCACTTAATTGTAGCACAGAAGCTCCTCCATTTTGTCGATGCATTTCATCAATACGTCATGGACCGA GTATATCATAGTGCATGGACCGAACTTTGTGATGGCATGGCATCTGCCACGACATTGGATGAAGTCATGGAAGTTCATGAGGCATATCTCTCTTCTATTCAGCGACAATGCTTTGTTGCCTCTGATAAGTTG TGGGCCCTAATTGCCAGTCGAGTTAAGACTATTCTTGGATTGGCTCTCGACTTTCACAATGTAGAACAAACTCTCAGTACTGGTGGGACTGCTCCAGCTGTGAGGACACGATGTGAGATGGAAATGGATCGGATTGAGAAGCAATTTGATGAGTGTGTCGTATTTCTCCTGAGG ATCCTATCTTTCAAGCTCAATGTGGGTCATTTTCCCCATCTTGCGGATCTAGTTACAAGAATCAATTACAATCACTATTTCATGTCCGATAATGGGAGCTTCTCCGCCATTCCTGGGTCTCGCCAACGGTAG
- the LOC120666816 gene encoding gamma-tubulin complex component 5-like isoform X2 has product MSSLCSGAEHLSQVMHGVVPDGFWNSGALMASSEVSVHILNHLFKKLNEVCLVEDGEGEPHHMLLVIFAGSLLPYLQCLDSWLYDGILDDPYEEMFFFANSEVTIDQPAFWEMSYMLRIRDSRADGSTNSTDNESIRKKESSSQESTTAGACMKVNDQGCVDILCPIFLKDIARAIVSAGKSFQLVQHVQDLRRIQTHKEKYASNLYQSTNCSSQQKFWPDDSSLRIQDGHPRSEDTLEESTSQFGNGSREMGLLTLSEIFLICLSGLLENGDHVYEYLRRLHADGVPNNKAFVESESNAQETKDICAESSTEKTWVRLLKNATSGRKYDGIEKTISRNTVMDKPIFVPGDPQDASSNAVEAGHFTLSCYENPAITACREVLLWNPNSWSELNISESFHLPPLNDGNMRRAIFADAHSAGTSTIGDTQPTSSFPRLDGTDYKFGFQFSDLDYVRQEDDRRTLEVLYAFPTLLPCANENVPLSEILPMQKDSTLASRVLKFIQNMSLKDPLQPVCIIQECLSQCVKRQVDHIGKQILSKLMGEWRLMDELFVLRAIYLLGSGDMLQQFLITIFDKLDRGSSWDDDFELNNLLQESIRNSADKMLLTAPDSLVVSLATNISDEGASTSKKGRAPGFGIDALDMLNFTYKVSWPLDLIVNTDALKKYNQVMGFLLKVKRAKFVLDETRKWMWKARGRTAHNFKQHLIVAQKLLHFVDAFHQYVMDRVYHSAWTELCDGMASATTLDEVMEVHEAYLSSIQRQCFVASDKLWALIASRVKTILGLALDFHNVEQTLSTGGTAPAVRTRCEMEMDRIEKQFDECVVFLLRILSFKLNVGHFPHLADLVTRINYNHYFMSDNGSFSAIPGSRQR; this is encoded by the exons ATGTCAAG TTTATGTTCTGGAGCAGAACATTTGTCTCAAGTCATGCATGGAGTTGTGCCAGATGGCTTTTGGAATTCTGGTGCACTCATGGCATCTAGTGAAGTTTCAGTTCATATTCTCAACCATCTCTTCAAGAAGTTAAATGAAGTCTGCCTTGTGGAAGATGGCGAG GGCGAGCCACATCATATGCTGCTCGTGATATTCGCTGGAAGCTTGCTACCTTATCTTCAGTGTCTTGACTCCTGGCTTTATGATGGTATACTTGATGACCCTTATGAAGAG ATGTTCTTTTTTGCAAATAGTGAAGTTACCATAGATCAACCAGCATTCTGGGAAATGAGTTATATGCTCAGAATAAGAGATTCAAGAGCTGACGGTTCAACAAATTCAACTGATAATGAATCTATCAGGAAAAAAGAATCAAGCAGCCAGGAATCAACTACTGCAGGAGCTTGCATGAAAGTGAACGATCAAGGTTGTGTGGATATATTATGCCCCATATTCTTGAAAGATATTGCAAGGGCTATTGTATCTGCCGGAAAATCCTTTCAACTTGTTCAACATGTTCAAGATCTGCGTCGAATTCAAACCCATAAAGAAAAATATGCTTCCAATCTTTATCAGAGTACTAATTGCAGTAGTCAACAAAAATTCTGGCCAGATGACTCAAGTTTAAGAATCCAAGATGGTCATCCAAGAAGTGAAGATACTCTTGAAGAATCCACAAGTCAGTTCGGAAATGGTTCTCGTGAAATGGGACTCTTAACCTTGTCTGAGATTTTCTTGATATGCCTATCTGGTCTCTTAGAAAATGGTGACCATGTTTATGAATACTTAAGAAGACTGCATGCTGATGGTGTTCCAAATAACAAAGCTTTTGTGGAAAGTGAGAGCAACGCCCAAGAAACAAAGGATATATGTGCAGAGAGCAGCACTGAGAAGACTTGGGTAAGGCTCCTTAAAAATGCTACGTCAGGAAGGAAATATGATGGTATTGAGAAGACCATATCCAGAAATACTGTTATGGATAAGCCAATATTTGTCCCTGGTGACCCACAAGATGCATCCTCCAATGCAGTAGAAGCAGGGCACTTCACTTTATCTTGTTATGAAAATCCAGCCATCACTGCTTGCAGAGAAGTGCTACTGTGGAATCCAAATTCTTGGAGTGAACTGAATATCTCTGAAAGTTTCCATCTCCCTCCACTGAATGATGGGAATATGCGAAGAGCTATCTTTGCTGATGCACATTCTGCAGGAACTAGCACCATTGGTGATACACAGCCTACATCCTCTTTCCCCAGACTAGATGGCACTGATTATAAGTTCGGTTTCCAATTCAGTGATTTGGACTATGTCCGACAAGAAGATGACAGAAGGACCTTGGAGGTGCTTTATGCATTTCCTACTCTTCTTCCTTGTGCGAAT GAAAATGTCCCGCTGTCGGAGATCTTACCAATGCAGAAAGATAGTACTCTAGCGTCAAGAGTTCTGAAGTTTATTCAGAATATGAGTTTGAAAGATCCTCTTCAGCCAGTGTGTATAATCCAAGAATGCCTTTCCCAATGCGTAAAGAGACAG GTGGATCACATTGGCAAGCAAATCCTGTCCAAGCTAATGGGTGAATGGAGATTAATGGATGAACTGTTTGTGTTACGTGCTATTTATTTGCTAGGATCAG GTGACATGCTGCAGCAGTTTCTGATAACAATTTTCGATAAGCTAGATAGAGGGAGTTCCTGGGATGATGATTTTGAGTTGAATAATTTGTTGCAG GAGTCCATAAGAAACTCAGCGGACAAAATGCTCCTGACAGCACCGGATTCTTTGGTTGTTTCATTGGCAACAAACATCAGTGACGAAGGTGCATCAACTTCCAAAAAAGGCCGTGCACCTGGTTTTGGCATCGATGCTCTTGACATGCTTAATTTTACATATAAG GTGTCTTGGCCTCTGGATTTAATTGTTAATACAGACGCACTGAAGAAGTATAATCAG GTTATGGGATTCTTACTGAAGGTCAAGCGGGCAAAGTTTGTTTTGGATGAAACACGAAAGTGGATGTGGAAG GCCAGAGGCAGGACGGCACATAATTTCAAGCAGCACTTAATTGTAGCACAGAAGCTCCTCCATTTTGTCGATGCATTTCATCAATACGTCATGGACCGA GTATATCATAGTGCATGGACCGAACTTTGTGATGGCATGGCATCTGCCACGACATTGGATGAAGTCATGGAAGTTCATGAGGCATATCTCTCTTCTATTCAGCGACAATGCTTTGTTGCCTCTGATAAGTTG TGGGCCCTAATTGCCAGTCGAGTTAAGACTATTCTTGGATTGGCTCTCGACTTTCACAATGTAGAACAAACTCTCAGTACTGGTGGGACTGCTCCAGCTGTGAGGACACGATGTGAGATGGAAATGGATCGGATTGAGAAGCAATTTGATGAGTGTGTCGTATTTCTCCTGAGG ATCCTATCTTTCAAGCTCAATGTGGGTCATTTTCCCCATCTTGCGGATCTAGTTACAAGAATCAATTACAATCACTATTTCATGTCCGATAATGGGAGCTTCTCCGCCATTCCTGGGTCTCGCCAACGGTAG